From one Catenuloplanes nepalensis genomic stretch:
- a CDS encoding ATP-binding protein has translation MRNGFRAHGIRIRRLRLHADGRPYDVDFRLGDVPRPLSVIAGAFGTGKTTILEFVDYCLGAADHPRHPEIMPRVRAATLEVELSGTPHLIQRPVGEPSAHAYVSQGRLDDPGTATPQRRQLRPAGDPASLSSLLLSHCKLEGVRLRDGHEGAATDTDPLSFRDLMWLCFLPHDRLDSRDLLFENVPMKQLKLRQVVDVVFDVHDDRAIELGRRIRTLEPQLAAAEERQRTEASIVAELAPGEVADLEETAHAAKTELADAAQAVAALDGRARADTTFAEDLRERHHAASGAAHHASGLLRDRETQAARMTSLRATYADDVAKLVMLTEAGALFPPLRLDVCPSCLNPAVPGERRCATCQADLDADGLGPPDVSGELRAARSRLAELTRYLDRLEAEIPRLRAAAERAQEAESRAAADLDAATAHAVTPYLAQRDTLARRREEAAATLQRAEDGLRLRHGLRERATGVESLRAQLAGLREEAGAPDRVAAAESRAAVIAEISGRYRDILREWRYPRADDARVADDLTPWARGKAYPAASSGGRTLIALAWQLALFETAWESRSSHPGFLLLDSPQKNLGPKEVDRLYRHLERWLAGAGAGAQVIVTDTAPPATADSDVVVRFSRRVDRPPYALIDDETD, from the coding sequence ATGAGAAACGGGTTCCGGGCTCACGGCATCCGCATCCGGCGGCTGCGCCTGCACGCCGACGGCCGGCCGTACGACGTGGACTTCCGCCTCGGCGACGTGCCCCGGCCGCTCTCCGTGATCGCGGGCGCGTTCGGCACCGGCAAGACCACGATCCTCGAATTCGTGGACTACTGCCTCGGCGCCGCCGACCACCCCCGGCACCCGGAGATCATGCCGCGCGTGCGCGCGGCCACGCTGGAGGTCGAGCTGTCCGGCACGCCGCACCTCATCCAGCGCCCGGTCGGCGAGCCGTCCGCCCATGCCTACGTCAGCCAGGGCCGGCTCGACGACCCCGGGACCGCCACGCCCCAGCGACGCCAGCTGCGCCCGGCCGGCGACCCGGCCAGCCTCTCCAGCCTGCTGCTCTCGCACTGCAAACTGGAGGGGGTGCGCCTCCGGGACGGTCACGAGGGCGCCGCGACCGACACCGACCCGCTCAGCTTCCGCGACCTGATGTGGCTCTGCTTCCTGCCGCACGACCGCCTCGACAGCCGCGACCTGCTCTTCGAGAACGTGCCGATGAAGCAGCTCAAGCTGCGCCAGGTCGTCGACGTGGTCTTCGACGTGCACGACGACCGCGCGATCGAGCTGGGCCGCCGGATCCGCACGCTCGAACCGCAGCTGGCCGCGGCCGAGGAACGGCAGCGCACCGAGGCCTCGATCGTCGCGGAGCTCGCCCCGGGCGAGGTCGCCGACCTGGAGGAGACGGCCCACGCGGCCAAGACCGAGCTGGCCGACGCCGCGCAGGCGGTCGCGGCGCTGGACGGCCGGGCCCGCGCGGACACCACGTTCGCGGAGGATCTGCGCGAACGGCACCACGCCGCGTCCGGGGCCGCCCACCACGCGTCCGGGCTGCTGCGCGACCGGGAGACGCAGGCGGCGCGGATGACATCGCTGCGCGCGACGTACGCGGACGACGTCGCCAAGCTGGTCATGCTGACCGAGGCCGGCGCGCTCTTCCCGCCGCTGCGCCTGGACGTGTGCCCGTCCTGCCTGAACCCGGCCGTGCCCGGCGAGCGCCGGTGCGCCACCTGCCAGGCCGACCTGGACGCGGACGGCCTCGGCCCGCCGGACGTCAGCGGTGAGCTGCGCGCGGCCCGCTCCCGGCTGGCCGAACTGACGAGATACCTCGACCGGCTGGAGGCGGAGATCCCCCGGCTGCGCGCGGCCGCGGAGCGCGCGCAGGAGGCCGAGTCGCGCGCCGCCGCCGACCTGGACGCGGCCACCGCACACGCGGTCACGCCCTACCTGGCACAGCGCGACACGCTCGCCCGCCGCCGGGAGGAGGCCGCGGCCACGCTGCAGCGCGCGGAGGACGGGCTGCGGCTGCGGCACGGCCTGCGCGAGCGCGCCACCGGCGTGGAGAGCCTGCGCGCCCAGCTGGCCGGCCTGCGGGAGGAGGCGGGCGCGCCGGACCGGGTCGCGGCCGCGGAGTCCCGGGCCGCGGTGATCGCCGAGATCAGTGGGCGTTACCGGGACATCCTGCGCGAATGGCGCTATCCGCGGGCCGACGACGCGCGGGTGGCGGACGACCTCACGCCGTGGGCGCGCGGCAAGGCGTACCCGGCGGCGTCCTCCGGCGGCCGCACGCTGATCGCGCTGGCCTGGCAGCTCGCGCTCTTCGAGACCGCGTGGGAGTCGCGGTCCTCGCACCCCGGCTTCCTGCTGCTGGACAGCCCGCAGAAGAACCTCGGCCCGAAGGAGGTCGACCGCCTCTACCGGCACCTGGAACGCTGGCTGGCCGGCGCGGGCGCCGGCGCACAGGTCATCGTGACCGACACCGCACCCCCGGCCACCGCCGACTCCGACGTGGTCGTCCGCTTCTCCCGCCGTGTCGACCGCCCGCCCTACGCCCTCATCGACGACGAAACCGACTGA
- a CDS encoding endonuclease/exonuclease/phosphatase family protein yields the protein MRIAAYNVENLFNRARALDPRNWAAGRPVLEAFEAVTALLEEPAYTEEIQRGILRELQRLGLRNGDTARYARLRQNRGRLLRRARDGTVHVVAGGRADWIGWVELTTERCDELALANTARVLRDLRADLVGVVETESRLALKRFADATLAGLYPHVMVVDGNDERGIDVGVLATADHPLIAQRSHVDDVDATGRVFSRDCAEYHVRTPSGTTVALLVNHFKSKGYGGKVASDAIRRRQASRVAEIYRDLVARGVEHVAVVGDLNDTPDSEPLAPLLTGTDLRDVSAHPGFDDDGRPGTYGSCTARNKLDYVLLSPPLWAACTGGGILRRGVWGGRNGRLWPIYDTMTAAVHAGSDHAAIFADVSL from the coding sequence ATGCGAATCGCCGCCTACAACGTCGAGAATCTGTTCAATCGTGCTCGCGCGCTCGACCCGCGCAATTGGGCGGCCGGCCGTCCGGTGCTGGAGGCGTTCGAGGCCGTCACCGCGCTGCTCGAGGAGCCGGCCTACACCGAGGAGATCCAGCGCGGCATCCTGCGCGAGCTCCAGCGGCTCGGTCTGCGCAACGGCGACACCGCGCGGTACGCCCGGCTGCGCCAGAACCGGGGCCGGCTGCTGCGCCGCGCCCGGGACGGCACCGTGCACGTGGTGGCCGGCGGGCGCGCGGACTGGATCGGCTGGGTCGAGCTGACCACCGAGCGCTGCGACGAGCTGGCGCTGGCCAACACCGCCCGGGTGCTGCGCGACCTGCGCGCCGATCTCGTCGGCGTGGTCGAGACGGAGTCCCGGCTGGCGCTCAAGCGGTTCGCGGACGCCACGCTGGCCGGGCTCTATCCGCACGTCATGGTGGTGGACGGCAACGACGAGCGCGGCATCGACGTGGGCGTGCTGGCCACCGCGGACCACCCGCTGATCGCGCAGCGCAGCCACGTCGACGACGTGGACGCCACCGGCCGGGTCTTCAGCCGGGACTGCGCGGAGTACCACGTCCGGACGCCGTCCGGCACCACGGTCGCGCTGCTCGTCAACCACTTCAAGTCCAAGGGGTACGGCGGGAAGGTCGCCTCCGACGCGATCCGCCGGCGGCAGGCCAGCCGGGTCGCGGAGATCTACCGGGACCTGGTCGCGCGCGGGGTCGAGCATGTCGCGGTGGTCGGCGACCTGAACGACACGCCGGACAGCGAGCCCCTCGCCCCGCTGCTGACCGGCACCGACCTGCGCGACGTCTCCGCGCACCCGGGCTTCGACGACGACGGACGACCGGGTACGTACGGCTCGTGCACCGCCCGGAACAAGCTCGACTACGTGCTGCTCTCACCGCCGCTCTGGGCCGCGTGCACCGGCGGCGGCATCCTCCGGCGCGGCGTCTGGGGTGGACGAAACGGCCGGTTGTGGCCCATCTACGACACGATGACCGCGGCCGTGCACGCCGGTTCCGATCATGCCGCGATCTTCGCCGACGTGTCTCTTTAA
- a CDS encoding ATP-dependent DNA ligase — protein sequence MDLPLLPPVKPMLAKPIGEIPAGQLYEPKWDGFRSIIFRDGAEVEIGSRNEKPMTRYFPEVVEAVLANFPERAVIDGEIIVADTERNTLDFEALQQRIHPAASRVTLLSTETPASFVAFDLLALGDEDLTQQPFAERRRRLEEALAPAEAPIHVTPITDDLETARRWFAEFEGAGLDGLIAKGPDLTYQPDKRVMAKIKHKRTADCVVAGYRVHKSGDDRIGSLLLGLHDERGTLVSVGVIGSFPMARRQELFQELQPLVTTFDQHPWNWAAHEQGERTPRRNEQSRWNAGKDLSFTPLRPERVVEVRYDYMEGVRFRHTAQFERWRPDREPGSCTYEQLERPVRFRLADVLGASAS from the coding sequence ATGGATCTTCCGCTGCTGCCGCCGGTCAAGCCGATGCTCGCCAAGCCGATCGGCGAGATCCCGGCCGGGCAGCTCTACGAGCCGAAGTGGGACGGGTTCCGGTCGATCATCTTCCGGGACGGCGCCGAGGTCGAGATCGGCAGCCGCAACGAGAAGCCGATGACGCGATACTTTCCTGAGGTCGTCGAGGCGGTGCTGGCGAACTTCCCGGAGCGCGCGGTGATCGACGGCGAGATAATCGTCGCGGACACCGAGCGGAACACGCTCGACTTCGAGGCGCTGCAGCAGCGCATCCACCCGGCGGCCAGCCGGGTCACGCTGCTGTCCACCGAGACGCCGGCCAGCTTCGTCGCGTTCGACCTGCTGGCGCTCGGCGACGAGGACCTGACCCAGCAACCGTTCGCGGAGCGCCGGCGGCGGCTGGAGGAGGCGCTGGCACCGGCCGAAGCGCCGATCCACGTCACGCCGATCACGGACGACCTGGAGACCGCGCGGCGCTGGTTCGCCGAGTTCGAGGGCGCCGGGCTGGACGGGCTGATCGCGAAGGGGCCGGACCTGACGTATCAGCCGGACAAGCGCGTGATGGCGAAGATCAAGCACAAGCGGACCGCGGACTGCGTGGTGGCCGGATACCGCGTGCACAAGTCCGGCGACGACCGGATCGGGTCGCTGCTGCTCGGGCTGCACGACGAGCGCGGCACGCTGGTGTCGGTCGGCGTGATCGGCTCGTTCCCGATGGCCCGCCGGCAGGAGCTGTTCCAGGAGCTGCAGCCGCTGGTCACCACGTTCGACCAGCACCCGTGGAACTGGGCCGCGCACGAGCAGGGCGAGCGCACGCCGCGCCGCAACGAGCAGAGCCGGTGGAACGCGGGCAAGGACCTGTCGTTCACGCCGCTGCGGCCGGAGCGCGTGGTCGAGGTCCGGTACGACTACATGGAGGGCGTCCGCTTCCGGCACACCGCGCAGTTCGAGCGGTGGCGGCCGGACCGGGAGCCTGGGTCGTGCACCTACGAGCAGCTGGAACGGCCGGTCCGCTTCCGCCTGGCGGACGTGCTGGGCGCCTCTGCTTCGTGA
- a CDS encoding AEC family transporter → MGAVLSGFAAIWVIATAGYLLARGRVLGEAAPEVLGRLVFFVATPALLFVTLSRTSLDRIITGALLVFVTGTVVVALIHTLVARLVWKRSAGRTTIGAMGASYVNAANLGLPIAAYVLGDVSLVVPVLLFQVLLAAPFALTVLDLASGQGRPSLRSLALLPARNPIMIASVAGILVAASGWEPPALLLEPFELVGAAAVPAALLAFGMSLPGARPLQPGPEAPDRYLAVALKVIVQPALAYLIGRFLFGLDGAALFAAVVTSALPAAQNVFVFALRYRESETLARDVVMLSTLASALTMIVAAVFLT, encoded by the coding sequence ATGGGCGCGGTACTCAGCGGTTTCGCGGCGATCTGGGTGATCGCCACGGCGGGTTACCTGCTGGCTCGCGGGCGCGTGCTGGGCGAGGCCGCGCCCGAGGTGCTGGGCCGGCTGGTCTTCTTCGTCGCCACTCCGGCGCTGCTGTTCGTCACGCTGAGCCGCACGAGCCTGGACCGGATCATCACCGGCGCGCTGCTCGTCTTCGTGACCGGCACGGTCGTGGTCGCGCTGATCCACACGCTGGTCGCGCGGCTGGTGTGGAAGCGGAGCGCGGGCCGGACCACGATCGGCGCGATGGGTGCGTCCTACGTGAACGCGGCGAACCTGGGGCTGCCGATCGCGGCGTACGTGCTCGGCGACGTGTCCCTGGTCGTACCCGTGCTGCTGTTCCAGGTCCTGCTCGCGGCGCCGTTCGCGCTGACCGTGCTGGACCTGGCGAGCGGGCAGGGCCGCCCGTCGCTGAGATCCCTGGCGCTGCTGCCCGCCCGCAACCCGATCATGATCGCGTCTGTGGCCGGCATCCTGGTCGCGGCGTCCGGGTGGGAGCCGCCGGCGCTGCTGCTGGAGCCGTTCGAGCTGGTCGGGGCCGCGGCGGTGCCGGCCGCGCTGCTGGCGTTCGGCATGTCGCTGCCGGGCGCGCGCCCGTTGCAGCCGGGCCCGGAGGCGCCGGACCGCTACCTCGCGGTGGCGCTGAAGGTGATCGTTCAGCCCGCGCTGGCGTACCTCATCGGGCGGTTCCTGTTCGGTCTGGACGGCGCCGCGCTGTTCGCGGCCGTGGTGACGTCCGCGCTGCCCGCGGCGCAGAACGTGTTCGTCTTCGCGCTGCGCTACCGCGAGTCCGAGACGCTCGCGCGGGACGTGGTCATGCTGTCCACGCTCGCCTCCGCGCTCACCATGATCGTCGCCGCGGTGTTCCTGACATGA
- a CDS encoding alpha/beta hydrolase, with amino-acid sequence MSSVRRTPHRALVALVATMLAVSGCSLPVFSPGGDNSAREQQQPGGSAAPSLSWRNCAEIPQQLYGQKAPRMRYECATIPVPKDWNDPSNGQTFDLALMRVRSTQQKDRIGSLLINPGGPGGSGIDTAAYLSFGPQVQGLPAGILERFDVIGFDPRGVSRSSPVKCISDADLDASYGSEPDPETQAEFDEIVALNKRIGAECGAKYGADLPLFSTEQAARDIDAIRAAVGDEKLTYLGYSYGTLLGATYAQLFPQNIRAMVLDGAVDPQQGMVAGSESQAKGFERAFDNFTAWCRETAAQCPIAPDARATLTELLDKGRTNPLRGSDGREATAGWIIYSAVAALYTELYWPELGKALGALRDGDPDPMFELADTYTNRTDQGEYDNQADALLAVNCADSDEQVTPERVRTLQQEWEKKYPLFGPALALGMLGCTFWPGARDPYPTGAARGAPPIVVVGTVGDPATPYEQTAVLAGMLGTGSVLTWEGEGHTAYPNTRCITQAVDGYLIDLEVPEKDLRCPAG; translated from the coding sequence ATGTCCTCCGTGCGTCGCACACCTCACCGCGCGCTGGTCGCGCTGGTCGCCACGATGCTGGCGGTGTCCGGCTGCTCGCTGCCGGTCTTCTCACCGGGCGGGGACAACAGCGCACGGGAGCAGCAGCAACCCGGTGGCAGCGCCGCACCGAGCCTGTCCTGGCGCAACTGCGCCGAAATTCCCCAGCAGCTGTACGGGCAGAAGGCGCCGCGCATGCGCTACGAGTGCGCCACGATCCCGGTGCCGAAGGACTGGAACGACCCGTCGAACGGCCAGACGTTCGACCTCGCGCTGATGCGGGTGCGATCCACCCAGCAGAAGGACCGGATCGGCTCGCTGCTGATCAACCCGGGCGGTCCGGGTGGCTCCGGCATCGACACCGCGGCATACCTGTCGTTCGGCCCGCAGGTGCAGGGGCTGCCGGCCGGGATCCTGGAACGGTTCGACGTGATCGGCTTCGACCCGCGCGGCGTCTCCCGGTCGTCGCCGGTCAAGTGCATCTCGGACGCGGACCTGGACGCGAGCTACGGCTCCGAGCCGGACCCGGAGACGCAGGCCGAGTTCGACGAGATCGTGGCACTGAACAAGCGGATCGGCGCGGAGTGCGGCGCGAAGTACGGCGCGGACCTGCCGCTCTTCTCCACCGAGCAGGCCGCGCGGGACATCGACGCCATCCGGGCCGCGGTCGGCGACGAGAAGCTGACCTACCTGGGCTACTCGTACGGCACGCTGCTCGGCGCCACCTACGCGCAACTGTTCCCGCAGAACATCCGCGCGATGGTGCTGGACGGCGCGGTCGACCCGCAGCAGGGCATGGTGGCCGGCTCGGAGTCGCAGGCCAAGGGCTTCGAGCGCGCGTTCGACAACTTCACCGCGTGGTGCAGGGAGACGGCCGCGCAGTGCCCGATCGCGCCGGACGCCCGGGCCACGCTGACCGAACTGCTGGACAAGGGCCGGACGAACCCGTTGCGCGGCTCGGACGGCCGGGAGGCGACCGCCGGCTGGATCATCTACTCGGCCGTGGCCGCGCTCTACACCGAGCTCTACTGGCCGGAGCTGGGCAAGGCGCTCGGCGCGCTGCGCGACGGCGACCCCGACCCGATGTTCGAGCTGGCGGACACGTACACCAACCGCACCGATCAGGGTGAGTACGACAACCAGGCCGACGCGCTGCTGGCCGTGAACTGCGCGGACAGCGACGAGCAGGTGACGCCGGAGCGGGTGCGCACGCTGCAGCAGGAGTGGGAGAAGAAATACCCGCTGTTCGGCCCGGCGCTGGCGCTGGGCATGCTGGGGTGCACGTTCTGGCCGGGCGCGCGCGATCCGTACCCGACCGGGGCCGCGCGGGGCGCACCGCCGATCGTGGTGGTGGGCACGGTCGGCGACCCGGCCACGCCGTACGAGCAGACCGCGGTGCTGGCCGGCATGCTCGGCACCGGGTCGGTGCTCACCTGGGAGGGCGAGGGCCACACGGCGTACCCGAACACGCGCTGCATCACGCAGGCGGTCGACGGCTACCTCATCGACCTGGAGGTCCCGGAGAAGGACCTGCGCTGCCCGGCGGGCTGA
- a CDS encoding potassium channel family protein: MLTLLLMPFRLVYRALVYLANSPGTLMGSYLGLIVICGTFYSHFERASVGDSIWWAVVTASTVGYGDISPESWQARAMAALLISIMVLLVIPLITAHFASRLIVDADAFRHEEQEEIKNNLRAVRAMLEAQLSPPGSAGPSPGPPGR; encoded by the coding sequence ATGCTGACGTTGTTGCTGATGCCGTTCCGGCTGGTCTACCGCGCGCTCGTCTACCTCGCCAACTCGCCCGGGACGCTGATGGGCTCCTACCTCGGGCTGATCGTCATCTGCGGCACGTTCTACAGCCACTTCGAGCGGGCGAGCGTCGGCGACTCGATCTGGTGGGCCGTGGTGACCGCGTCCACGGTCGGCTACGGCGACATCTCGCCCGAGTCCTGGCAGGCGCGCGCCATGGCCGCGCTGCTGATCTCGATCATGGTGCTGCTCGTCATCCCGCTGATCACCGCGCACTTCGCCAGCAGGCTGATCGTGGACGCGGACGCGTTCCGGCACGAGGAGCAGGAGGAGATCAAGAACAATCTCCGCGCGGTCCGGGCCATGCTCGAAGCCCAGCTCAGCCCGCCGGGCAGCGCAGGTCCTTCTCCGGGACCTCCAGGTCGATGA
- the ligD gene encoding non-homologous end-joining DNA ligase — translation MASKAEEIEVAGRPVRLTSPDKVYFPDRGFTKRDVFEYYLAVGDGMMRALRDRPTTLQRFPDGIAGEMFFQKRVPTRGVPPWIESAKITFPSGRPADELCPADLAHVAWAAQMGTVVFHPWPVRRTHVDSPDELRIDLDPQPGTDFADAADVAGTVREVLSELGATGYPKTSGGRGVHVYVRIQPRWSFVEVRRAAIAFAREVEARRPDLATTNWWKEERGEKVFLDYNQMARDRTIACAYSLRANARATVSTPVTWAELADVEPDDFDLRTVPPRLAAIGDPHATIDDDAFDITPLLEWAARDDRGDLPYPPEYPKMPGEPMRVQPSRAKLPKSDETP, via the coding sequence ATGGCGTCGAAAGCCGAGGAGATCGAGGTCGCCGGCCGGCCGGTGCGGCTGACCAGCCCCGACAAGGTCTACTTCCCGGACCGCGGATTCACCAAGCGAGACGTCTTCGAGTACTACCTCGCGGTCGGTGACGGCATGATGCGCGCGTTGCGCGACCGGCCGACCACGCTGCAACGCTTCCCCGACGGCATCGCGGGGGAGATGTTCTTCCAGAAACGGGTGCCCACCCGCGGCGTGCCGCCGTGGATCGAGTCCGCGAAGATCACGTTCCCGAGCGGCCGGCCCGCCGACGAGCTCTGCCCCGCCGACCTGGCGCACGTCGCCTGGGCCGCGCAGATGGGCACGGTCGTCTTCCACCCGTGGCCGGTCCGCCGCACTCACGTGGACTCGCCCGACGAGCTGCGCATCGACCTCGACCCGCAGCCCGGCACCGACTTCGCCGACGCGGCCGACGTGGCCGGCACGGTTCGCGAGGTGCTGTCCGAGCTCGGCGCGACCGGTTACCCGAAGACCTCGGGCGGCCGGGGCGTCCATGTCTACGTGCGCATCCAGCCGCGCTGGTCGTTCGTCGAGGTCCGGCGCGCCGCGATCGCGTTCGCCCGCGAGGTCGAGGCCCGCCGCCCCGATCTGGCCACGACGAACTGGTGGAAGGAGGAGCGCGGCGAGAAGGTCTTCCTCGACTACAACCAGATGGCCCGGGACCGCACCATCGCCTGCGCCTACAGCCTCCGCGCCAACGCCCGCGCCACCGTGTCCACGCCGGTCACCTGGGCCGAGCTCGCCGACGTCGAGCCCGACGACTTCGACCTCCGCACGGTCCCGCCCCGGCTGGCCGCGATCGGCGACCCGCACGCCACCATCGACGACGACGCCTTCGACATCACCCCGCTGCTGGAGTGGGCGGCTCGCGACGACCGCGGCGACCTGCCCTACCCGCCGGAGTACCCGAAGATGCCCGGCGAGCCGATGCGGGTCCAGCCCTCCCGAGCCAAACTGCCGAAGAGCGACGAAACCCCATAA
- a CDS encoding chaplin family protein, giving the protein MKRRIIAAATLPAAGFTMFAAALALTAQPASAAPDDTNGIANSAKVRLPINAPVNVCGIAAGILGDATAQCAAPRVAPTSGYGDEGPDRGKPGYGTPGSPGAETPPATPEVPETPEAPEVPEIPEVPTPTGSVPSAGQQEVPPGGGVSNGSPEAPPGGGVSNGSPEAPVPTGGVQDEGGEGELPVTGLPLAGLVGAGALVTAGGAALLYTGRHRRRFES; this is encoded by the coding sequence ATGAAACGGCGCATCATCGCGGCGGCGACGCTGCCGGCCGCCGGATTCACGATGTTCGCGGCGGCGCTCGCGCTGACCGCGCAGCCGGCGAGCGCGGCACCGGACGACACCAACGGCATCGCGAACAGCGCCAAGGTGCGCCTGCCGATCAACGCGCCGGTCAACGTGTGCGGCATCGCGGCCGGCATTCTCGGCGACGCCACCGCGCAGTGCGCCGCCCCGCGCGTCGCGCCCACCTCGGGCTACGGCGACGAGGGCCCGGACCGCGGCAAGCCGGGCTACGGCACGCCGGGCAGCCCCGGTGCGGAGACGCCGCCGGCCACGCCGGAGGTGCCGGAGACCCCGGAGGCTCCCGAGGTTCCGGAGATTCCCGAGGTGCCGACGCCGACCGGTTCCGTGCCGTCCGCCGGCCAGCAGGAGGTCCCGCCGGGCGGCGGCGTCTCCAACGGCTCGCCCGAGGCCCCGCCGGGTGGCGGCGTCTCCAACGGCTCGCCTGAGGCCCCGGTCCCGACCGGCGGCGTTCAGGACGAGGGAGGCGAGGGGGAGCTGCCGGTCACCGGTCTGCCGCTCGCCGGTCTCGTCGGCGCGGGCGCGCTGGTCACCGCCGGCGGCGCCGCGCTGCTCTACACCGGGCGGCACCGGCGTCGGTTCGAAAGCTAG
- the msrB gene encoding peptide-methionine (R)-S-oxide reductase MsrB, which yields MTIEKSALPTTEEEWRVRLNPQEFRVLRQAGTEAPWTGEYVNTKTDGVYHCRACGAELFSSDTKFDSHCGWPSFDDAIPGTVVEIEDRSLGMLRTEIQCANCGSHLGHVFRGEGFTPKNTRHCVNSISVRLEPKG from the coding sequence ATGACGATCGAGAAGAGCGCCCTGCCCACCACCGAGGAGGAGTGGCGGGTCCGCCTCAACCCGCAGGAGTTCCGGGTCCTGCGGCAGGCCGGCACCGAGGCCCCCTGGACCGGTGAATACGTCAACACCAAGACCGACGGCGTCTACCACTGCCGCGCGTGCGGCGCGGAGCTGTTCAGCAGCGACACCAAGTTCGACAGCCACTGCGGCTGGCCGTCCTTCGACGACGCGATCCCCGGCACGGTCGTCGAGATCGAGGACCGGTCGCTCGGCATGCTGCGCACCGAGATCCAGTGCGCGAACTGTGGCTCACACCTGGGCCACGTGTTCCGCGGCGAGGGCTTCACGCCGAAGAACACGCGCCACTGCGTCAACTCGATCTCGGTCCGCCTGGAGCCGAAGGGTTAG